In one Dermacentor albipictus isolate Rhodes 1998 colony chromosome 4, USDA_Dalb.pri_finalv2, whole genome shotgun sequence genomic region, the following are encoded:
- the LOC135899538 gene encoding streptococcal hemagglutinin-like yields the protein MSEQYSSDEDACICNGEVGSRSSHKRKEVHNEVERRRKDKINIGILRLGELLPDKDPRKQSKNGILERASEYITYLKDLNEKLVTDKVTNLEATVFAGLRKQIRDLEELNANYARLLTTAGIPLTSGPEEIWDHKPKKYSLKHLPDKQRALLACTEVKTVLQQQQPCQHHGTTVMSSRPAAEPLVPKAPQAAVAPAVPPAPPPASCAREAMPGCTLVTQALPSAPVMSTAQPSAVTVFQQQHPLTAAATGVATGTAGGVVSQPILMINDQGVPVLQNVVTFQNTSIILNPQGHAMGARTPGSVVSFTGPDMLPQVHLATGQSTDDFAHSAAALGGLMQCDPKLKEAAKLCGVQQNAATFLSGAGMMMNQPLLSLGTGTTMIAGQTAPAPQVPSAFLLPSGQIIPVVSQPQVVSAPMQSAHPLGSQVAANVAAAVSSCSTSLGKVVQCDGAQSYMCREHASSVQHKTLASTPSSGGTAAGNATAQPGGNCRKQHHTCPQHSSPSSSKCIAVPDSSRTKPVCSHAASKQPLCSIRPKPTPQAPDSSQAKPSCTRKSGGGKKVSASKPSSEIPAKRARADAPRSDEETASHASTCSSTTATTSAQSTEGVSSTSNKEISPLAADILAQATESIFSCGGNVETAVNQAAQSKNKSPVSASSSDQSTAPPAVSIAATVATNTSARASTTITASSPPSTSVTLTQSHCSRDSVLAEAVCSSDAVPANSTVEEASKIKDIFENGRPTEIDAETTSTTSQVSAENGAQSASAKDGQDDIQASDNDRNELPSLSLHSIVMEENIDISPSVSSTTFTESYVSVSASSNGHSTPQGSSKIPDCAASILCQLTPPSSKGSEDNSKAFVSSTDSLASDQELPLILSIPEDDGHGSLNSNSNPGLSFPSLSPGDQLEHELGNGNAKTAESTSSLSQFVLTPPTPHLPASTAQVSVTSSTNKKKESSESSTYTYVASESFPTPPSHSEELHTIGNTSSSSSKQDCHHASRSPQLHSAPPAKLHMEASCHSFVSNAPRTLPMHSRGLQFSTASAASTPAQVHHISLPGFSTAQGFAAPKEPESLPLLDNSSKPPPSPCRMIRDSGRCSTPSKSPSAQFPMSINPYMTTPSFPFPRPDQYTPCTRTLTPQSNTPNSSNTALSCYSAEALIGTQNFLPSSYRLTPPSCAQVPTTQRSSCQQSSRPQISYSAESLIQSQASNPKKDLQANAKEPSFSNHPGFVNRLPSYQPQTSTHTTAHSHQRQLPANTSQQMHLPSTTMSGAPDNRSQALPVSTTVPPQPTTVHSSYTVQLSTNTQRSLATTPSRYPIHTYHTAKDDFPMLPSAPLHTPPLHTMTPHMSQSPSSRSHHVQPETSSNQNMFQHQNYPYPNFSLGHRSPSFGTCAASRPEVPATSRPPASCLQATSPRQSHFGMQVPTSQQQGCLFPSASSASLLPLTSEFGPQCSGPLAPPPPPVFGNLSQHCAQAPHLVNNLIPGPFATSGNTICGTSLPQPGAESEKQGGRRDKQGMHLMSETGCPDPEKQQSKSKSKKNKPSNTSSHTAVNSIPYFPDFRNESHNHALITLPPPPAPSQKLPHTPSLPSMSTSTSSALPWPHQQQHHHQLQQTLQPPHTKPSHTSTDVERSANISSATYNPLFRPQSQQNSINLNLNGSCVPTPHSSSAASFSHHHSPLQRNAQHSSASTSSVASVVSMTSSSISTAAQVAPYSNCAVAPSQHVPNFNLSNIFPDIGSGEQGRASAAPPPPPPSTHFYPSSRVLHNSFNHILPPPPPPAPPHNNFVHSGHHAPSFSNVIPPLTFPMHEH from the exons AGCAAGAATGGGATCCTTGAACGGGCATCGGAATACATCACATACTTGAAAGATTTGAATGAGAAGCTGGTGACGGACAAGGTTACCAACTTGGAAG CCACTGTGTTTGCTGGTTTGCGTAAGCAGATCAGGGACCTGGAGGAACTGAATGCCAACTATGCGAGGCTGCTGACCACAGCGGGCATTCCCCTGACGAGTGGCCCCGAAGAGATTTGGGACCACAAGCCAAAAAAGTATTCGTTGAAACACCTTCCCGACAAGCAACGTGCCTTACTTGCCTGCACCGAGGTCAAGACAGTTCTTCAGCAGCAGCAACCTTGCCAGCATCATGGCACGACAGTCATGTCATCACGGCCTGCTGCAGAGCCTCTCGTTCCTAAAGCGCCGCAGGCTGCAGTGGCACCAGCTGTACCACCAGCACCTCCTCCAGCAAGCTGTGCACGAGAAGCAATGCCTGGGTGCACGCTGGTGACTCAGGCACTTCCATCAGCACCCGTCATGTCCACAGCTCAACCATCCGCTGTCACAGTGTTTCAGCAACAACACCCCCTGACGGCTGCAGCTACCGGGGTGGCCACAGGAACGGCAGGAGGGGTTGTCTCACAGCCTATCCTAATGATCAACGACCAGGGCGTCCCTGTGCTACAGAATGTGGTGACCTTCCAAAACACTTCCATCATCCTGAATCCACAGGGGCATGCCATGGGAGCACGTACACCGGGATCGGTGGTCTCCTTCACGGGGCCCGACATGCTGCCCCAAGTGCACTTGGCAACAGGGCAGAGCACCGATGACTTTGCTCACTCGGCGGCAGCCCTTGGTGGCCTGATGCAGTGCGACCCCAAGCTGAAGGAGGCTGCCAAGCTCTGTGGCGTCCAGCAAAATGCAGCAACTTTCCTCTCGGGTGCAGGAATGATGATGAACCAGCCCCTCCTCTCCCTTGGAACTGGAACCACGATGATTGCTGGACAGACAGCACCGGCACCACAGGTCCCGTCAGCATTCCTTCTTCCATCCGGACAGATCATTCCTGTCGTGTCACAGCCACAAGTAGTCAGTGCACCTATGCAGTCGGCGCACCCTCTCGGGAGTCAAGTGGCAGCTAATGTAGCGGCAGCAGTGAGTAGTTGTAGTACTTCTCTCGGGAAGGTGGTGCAATGTGACGGTGCACAGAGCTACATGTGCAGGGAGCATGCATCTTCCGTTCAGCACAAAACACTGGCATCTACACCTTCATCTGGTGGAACTGCAGCGGGAAATGCCACAGCCCAGCCAGGAGGAAACTGCAGAAAGCAGCACCACACCTGCCCTCAGCATTCGTCACCATCTTCATCAAAGTGCATTGCCGTGCCAGACAGTTCGAGGACAAAGCCAGTATGTTCCCACGCAGCATCCAAACAACCACTCTGCTCCATCAGGCCCAAGCCGACTCCTCAGGCCCCAGATTCTAGTCAGGCTAAGCCTTCGTGCACGCGTAAGAGTGGTGGGGGTAAGAAAGTGTCAGCATCAAAGCCCTCCTCAGAGATACCAGCTAAGAGGGCACGTGCAGATGCACCGCGGTCAGATGAGGAGACTGCCTCGCATGCTTCCACCTGTTCGTCAACCACGGCCACCACCTCAGCCCAGAGCACGGAGGGAGTGAGCAGCACAAGCAACAAAGAGATTTCACCCCTTGCTGCAGACATTCTTGCCCAAGCAACAGAGTCTATCTTTTCGTGTGGTGGCAATGTGGAAACAGCAGTCAACCAGGCAGCACAGTCGAAAAACAAGAGTCCGGTGTCAGCAAGCTCAAGTGACCAGTCTACCGCTCCTCCTGCAGTTTCGATTGCTGCCACTGTAGCGACTAACACAAGTGCACGAGCCTCAACCACAATTACAGCATCTTCTCCTCCCAGTACCTCTGTCACCCTCACCCAAAGTCACTGTTCGAGGGATTCTGTGCTTGCAGAAGCAGTCTGTAGCAGTGATGCCGTTCCAGCCAACAGCACTGTTGAAGAAGCGTCCAAGATTAAAGACATTTTTGAGAATGGAAGGCCAACTGAAATCGATGCGGAGACAACGTCTACTACTAGCCAAGTGTCAGCTGAAAATGGTGCACAGTCAGCATCGGCAAAGGATGGGCAAGATGACATACAGGCATCTGATAATGACCGAAACGAACTTCCTAGTCTCAGTTTACACTCTATAGTGATGGAGGAAAACATCGATATATCTCCGAGTGTCAGTTCGACAACCTTCACCGAAAGTTATGTGTCGGTCAGCGCCAGTAGTAATGGCCACAGCACACCTCAGGGCTCCTCTAAGATCCCCGACTGTGCTGCTTCCATACTTTGCCAGCTCACTCCACCCAGCAGCAAAGGCAGTGAAGATAATAGCAAAGCCTTTGTCTCCAGCACTGACAGTCTAGCTTCAGACCAGGAGTTGCCCCTAATACTGAGTATTCCTGAAGACGATGGGCATGGTTCTCTAAACAGCAACTCGAATCCAGGTCTTTCTTTCCCGTCGCTGTCACCAGGGGATCAATTAGAACATGAATTGGGAAACGGCAATGCTAAGACAGCAGAAAGCACAAGCAGCCTATCACAGTTTGTCCTCACTCCGCCAACACCACACCTTCCAGCCAGCACAGCACAGGTATCAGTCACCTCGAGCACAAACAAAAAGAAGGAGTCATCAGAGAGCAGCACGTACACCTATGTTGCTTCTGAGAGCTTCCCGACACCACCAAGTCATTCAGAGGAGTTGCACACCATTGGGAAcaccagcagcagtagcagcaagcAAGACTGCCACCATGCCTCTCGATCTCCACAACTTCATAGCGCACCTCCTGCGAAGTTGCACATGGAGGCATCGTGCCACAGTTTTGTTTCAAACGCACCGCGTACACTCCCAATGCACAGCAGAGGATTGCAGTTTTCAACAGCATCTGCAGCGAGCACACCTGCTCAAGTGCACCACATTTCATTGCCTGGCTTTAGCACAGCTCAAGGCTTTGCTGCACCCAAGGAGCCCGAATCTTTGCCCCTGCTGGACAACAGCAGCAAGCCGCCCCCTTCACCATGTCGTATGATCCGTGACTCTGGACGTTGCTCGACACCAAGTAAGAGTCCATCAGCACAGTTTCCAATGTCCATAAACCCGTACATGACAACCCCTTCCTTTCCGTTTCCGCGACCTGATCAGTACACACCGTGTACCAGGACACTAACTCCCCAAAGCAACACACCGAATAGCAGTAACACTGCATTGTCATGTTATTCTGCCGAGGCGTTGATTGGGACTCAGAACTTCTTACCATCTTCTTACCGACTCACGCCTCCCTCGTGTGCCCAGGTGCCTACAACTCAGAGGTCATCCTGTCAGCAGTCGTCACGCCCTCAAATCTCCTACTCTGCAGAAAGCCTTATTCAGTCACAGGCTAGCAATCCAAAGAAAGATCTGCAAGCAAATGCCAAGGAACCTAGCTTTTCAAACCATCCTGGATTTGTGAACAGGCTTCCTTCTTACCAACCCCAGACcagcacacatactacagcgcACTCACATCAGAGGCAGCTTCCAGCCAACACATCTCAACAGATGCACTTGCCCAGCACAACTATGTCGGGGGCACCAGACAACCGGTCGCAGGCATTGCCTGTTTCAACGACCGTGCCTCCTCAGCCCACCACAGTGCACAGCAGCTACACAGTACAGCTTAGCACCAACACACAGCGTAGCTTGGCAACAACTCCGAGTAGGTACCCCATCCACACATACCACACAGCCAAGGATGACTTCCCCATGCTGCCCTCGGCGCCATTACACACTCCGCCTCTGCACACCATGACACCACACATGTCACAGTCTCCCTCGTCCCGCAGCCACCACGTGCAGCCCGAGACAAGCTCGAACCAGAACATGTTTCAACATCAGAATTACCCTTACCCAAATTTTTCCCTCGGTCACCGGAGCcccagtttcggtacctgcgctgCCTCGCGGCCTGAAGTTCCAGCAACAAGTCGACCACCAGCTAGCTGCCTTCAGGCAACTTCCCCTCGACAGTCTCACTTTGGAATGCAGGTGCCTACATCCCAGCAACAGGGCTGCCTGTTTCCAAGTGCCTCCTCGGCTTCCCTCCTGCCCTTGACGTCAGAGTTCGGCCCTCAGTGCTCTGGTCCGTTGGCTCCACCTCCACCACCAGTCTTTGGAAATCTGTCCCAACATTGCGCGCAAGCGCCACATCTGGTTAACAATCTGATCCCCGGCCCATTTGCCACAAGTGGCAACACCATATGTGGTACCTCACTTCCTCAGCCAGGCGCGGAGAGTGAAAAGCAAGGCGGTCGCAGGGACAAACAAGGCATGCACCTAATGTCAGAGACTGGCTGCCCCGACCCTGAAAAGCAGCAGTCCAAATCAAAATCCAAAAAGAACAAGCCCTCAAACACCTCATCGCACACTGCTGTGAACAGCATACCATACTTTCCAGATTTCAGAAATGAATCTCATAACCACGCATTGATAACCTTGCCCCCCCCTCCAGCACCTTCACAAAAGCTACCTCACACTCCTTCCCTTCCATCGATGTCCACGTCGACATCATCGGCTTTGCCTTGGCcacatcagcagcagcaccaccaccagCTGCAGCAGACCCTGCAACCACCACACACAAAGCCCAGCCACACCAGCACTGATGTTGAGCGAAGTGCAAACATCAGCAGCGCCACTTACAATCCGCTTTTCAGGCCTCAGTCCCAGCAGAACAGCATCAACCTGAACCTCAACGGATCTTGTGTACCAACACCTCACTCCTCCTCTGCAGCTTCTTTTTCACACCACCACAGCCCCCTACAAAGAAATGCGCAACACAGTAGTGCATCAACATCATCAGTCGCATCTGTAGTATCCATGACCAGCAGCAGCATTTCAACAGCAGCACAAGTGGCACCCTACTCAAACTGTGCGGTTGCACCATCGCAGCATGTCCCGAACTTTAACCTGAGCAACATCTTTCCTGACATTGGCTCGGGAGAACAGGGAAGGGCTAGTGCAGCACCCCCCCCACCGCCTCCATCCACGCACTTTTATCCCTCAAGCCGCGTGCTACACAACTCATTCAACCACATTTTGCCACCTCCACCACCGCCAGCGCCACCTCACAACAACTTTGTGCACTCTGGCCACCATGCGCCTTCCTTCTCTAATGTTATCCCTCCACTCACCTTTCCTATGCACGAACATTAG